The following proteins are encoded in a genomic region of Streptomyces sp. NBC_01723:
- a CDS encoding HemK2/MTQ2 family protein methyltransferase, whose translation MVLPGVYAPQEDTALLAGVLSGESFSPGAAVLDVGTGTGALALAAAVRGGRVTAVDVSWRAVWAARLNAARAGLRIRVLHGNLFTPVRGASFDLVLANPPYVPSPAGGRRPRGAARAWDAGRDGRLVLDRICREAPAMLRPGGVLLLVQSGLSDPGRTVALLREAGLKAAVVRRRRIAFGPVVRGRERWLRQRGLLPLAENEEELVVVRAELPV comes from the coding sequence ATGGTGCTGCCGGGCGTCTACGCCCCCCAGGAGGACACCGCCCTGCTGGCCGGGGTGCTGTCCGGTGAGTCGTTTTCCCCGGGTGCGGCGGTCCTCGACGTGGGGACCGGCACCGGTGCGCTCGCGCTGGCCGCGGCGGTGCGGGGCGGCCGGGTGACCGCGGTGGACGTGTCGTGGCGCGCGGTGTGGGCCGCGCGGCTGAACGCCGCCCGTGCGGGGCTGCGGATCCGCGTCCTGCACGGCAATCTCTTCACCCCGGTGCGCGGCGCGTCGTTCGACCTCGTGCTGGCCAATCCGCCGTACGTGCCCTCCCCGGCCGGCGGGCGTCGCCCGCGCGGTGCGGCCCGGGCCTGGGACGCGGGCCGCGACGGGAGGCTGGTGCTGGACCGGATCTGCCGTGAGGCGCCCGCCATGCTGCGGCCCGGCGGAGTGCTGCTGCTCGTGCAGTCGGGGCTCAGCGATCCCGGCCGCACCGTCGCTCTGCTGCGCGAGGCGGGACTGAAGGCCGCGGTGGTCCGGCGGCGGCGGATCGCGTTCGGTCCGGTGGTGCGCGGCCGGGAGCGCTGGCTGCGGCAGCGCGGACTGCTGCCCTTGGCCGAGAACGAGGAGGAGTTGGTGGTCGTCCGTGCCGAACTCCCCGTCTGA
- a CDS encoding iron-containing redox enzyme family protein, translating into MEYDDEGPPLPAARGPLSAAVGACLLGTGPPPGPEEAATADAYGDDLQLALYQCYELHYRGFAGVSPALEWDPGLLRLRAALERRFLAALRADTPVHDSVEDAIGALLVEPVHGEGVSHFLRDEGELWQLREYAAQRSLYHLKEADPHAWVLPRLWGRAKAAMAAVEFDEYGGGRADRVHAHLFARLMTDLGLDTTYGRHLDAASAECLVTVNMMSLFGLHRALRGALVGHFAAVEITSSPGSRRLAEAMRRTGAGPAAEHFYDEHVEADAVHEQIVRHEVIDGLLEQEPHLAADVVFGVDATCHVEDLFGARLLADWRAGRSSLRVPLPGPAHQDSGISFIS; encoded by the coding sequence ATGGAGTACGACGACGAGGGACCACCGCTTCCGGCAGCCCGGGGCCCGCTGTCCGCGGCCGTCGGTGCGTGTCTGCTCGGGACCGGGCCGCCGCCCGGCCCGGAGGAGGCCGCCACCGCCGACGCGTACGGTGACGATCTCCAGCTCGCGCTGTACCAGTGCTACGAGCTGCACTACCGGGGTTTCGCCGGTGTCTCCCCCGCCCTGGAGTGGGATCCCGGCCTGTTGCGCCTCCGAGCCGCGCTGGAGCGGCGCTTCCTGGCCGCACTGCGGGCCGACACGCCGGTCCACGACAGCGTGGAGGACGCGATCGGGGCGCTGCTCGTCGAGCCCGTGCACGGGGAGGGCGTCAGCCATTTCCTGCGCGACGAGGGAGAGTTGTGGCAGCTGCGGGAGTACGCGGCCCAGCGCTCCCTGTACCACCTCAAGGAGGCCGACCCGCACGCCTGGGTGCTGCCGCGGCTGTGGGGGCGCGCGAAGGCGGCGATGGCGGCGGTCGAGTTCGACGAGTACGGCGGCGGCCGCGCCGACCGGGTGCACGCCCACCTGTTCGCCCGTCTGATGACGGACCTGGGGCTGGACACGACGTACGGACGCCATCTCGACGCGGCCTCGGCCGAGTGCCTGGTCACGGTGAACATGATGTCGCTGTTCGGCCTGCACCGGGCGCTGCGCGGGGCCCTGGTGGGTCATTTCGCGGCGGTGGAGATCACGTCCTCGCCCGGCTCCCGGCGGCTCGCGGAGGCGATGCGCCGCACCGGCGCCGGGCCGGCCGCCGAGCACTTCTACGACGAGCACGTCGAGGCGGACGCGGTGCACGAGCAGATCGTGCGGCACGAGGTGATCGACGGCCTGCTGGAACAGGAGCCGCACCTCGCGGCGGACGTCGTGTTCGGTGTCGACGCCACCTGTCACGTCGAAGACCTGTTCGGTGCCCGGCTGCTGGCCGACTGGCGGGCCGGACGGTCGTCACTGCGCGTCCCGCTCCCCGGACCGGCTCACCAGGATTCCGGCATTTCCTTTATTTCATGA
- a CDS encoding Ppx/GppA phosphatase family protein: MRISVVDVGSNTVRLMVADAEGGVPLPVHTEKWRLRLSEQVKPGAPVPEEAVERLVAAVAEASRTADRWGASNPPAFATAVVRAAPNRQEVLRAVRARTGVALCTLPGEVEAELTFLGARRWMGWRAGPLALLDIGGGSLEVAFGRGRLPGFVASLPLGAARLTHEFLAGGQDPASPEQIRALRRKVRHQLRDVAARIRWEGPRTAVATSRTFQQLGRLCGASPGRHGPFVERRMRCADLGDAVGRLAALSAAERSRLPGISAPRAAQSVAGAVVGHTAMKLTGVDAVTLCPWAIREGILLRHMEEGPSWWKEVVRLSDEAAAQPPAPLRVASTPG, from the coding sequence ATGCGGATCAGCGTGGTGGATGTGGGGTCGAACACGGTCCGGCTCATGGTGGCGGACGCGGAGGGCGGGGTGCCGCTGCCGGTGCACACCGAGAAGTGGCGACTGCGGCTGTCGGAGCAGGTCAAGCCGGGTGCCCCGGTCCCGGAGGAGGCCGTGGAGCGGCTGGTGGCGGCGGTGGCCGAGGCGAGCCGGACCGCGGACCGGTGGGGGGCGTCGAACCCGCCGGCCTTCGCGACCGCCGTGGTGCGTGCCGCGCCGAACCGGCAGGAGGTGCTGCGCGCCGTGCGCGCCCGCACCGGGGTGGCCCTGTGCACCCTGCCCGGCGAGGTGGAGGCGGAGCTGACGTTCCTCGGGGCCCGGCGCTGGATGGGCTGGCGGGCCGGGCCGCTCGCGCTGCTGGACATCGGCGGCGGATCGCTGGAGGTCGCCTTCGGGCGCGGCCGGCTGCCCGGCTTCGTGGCCTCGCTGCCCCTGGGCGCGGCGCGGCTCACCCACGAGTTCCTGGCGGGCGGCCAGGACCCGGCGTCGCCGGAGCAGATCAGGGCGCTGCGCCGCAAGGTCCGGCATCAGCTGCGGGACGTCGCGGCGCGGATCCGCTGGGAGGGCCCGCGTACCGCGGTGGCCACCTCCCGGACCTTTCAGCAGCTGGGACGGCTGTGCGGGGCCTCGCCGGGCCGGCACGGGCCGTTCGTGGAGCGGCGGATGCGCTGCGCGGACCTCGGGGACGCCGTCGGCAGGCTGGCCGCCCTGTCCGCCGCCGAGCGGTCCCGGCTGCCCGGCATCTCCGCACCGCGGGCCGCGCAGAGCGTGGCCGGGGCGGTGGTCGGGCACACGGCCATGAAGCTCACCGGAGTGGACGCGGTCACGCTGTGTCCCTGGGCGATCCGCGAGGGCATCCTGCTGCGCCACATGGAGGAGGGCCCGTCCTGGTGGAAGGAGGTCGTCCGCCTCAGCGACGAGGCCGCGGCGCAGCCACCGGCGCCCCTCCGCGTCGCGTCCACGCCGGGCTGA